Proteins encoded within one genomic window of Fragaria vesca subsp. vesca linkage group LG1, FraVesHawaii_1.0, whole genome shotgun sequence:
- the LOC101292739 gene encoding tubulin-folding cofactor C-like translates to MENESPLSPNPTQESLDSDPSLQKKHQSMLDRLTHRHQSRLDTSLTRRSDSDPSPSFESTSAFLSRFSASKSSVDSQLSLSRRLPADDLKPHLDQISASISDLEKLVAENSYFLPSYELRSSLKTISDLRQTLENLSAELLPKKKFSFRNKSKSEPKPKEKEPEKEPEKPEFKVPASPGIWSKKGETLVRKFSGSEIGEFTISDLDSCEVRLMGSVRALFVHRLRNCRVYTGPVTGSVLIEGVEECVFVMASHQIRIHNAKKCDFYLRVRSRPIIEDSCGVRFAPYCLRYDGIEEELRETSLDEETENWGNVDDFLWLRAVQSPNWSVLPENERVGLVHFSSLEES, encoded by the coding sequence ATGGAAAATGAATCACCTCTCTCACCAAACCCTACCCAAGAATCCCTAGATTCCGACCCCTCCCTCCAAAAGAAGCACCAATCCATGCTCGACCGCCTCACCCACCGCCACCAATCCCGCCTCGACACCTCCCTCACGCGCCGCTCCGATTCCGACCCCTCCCCTTCCTTCGAGTCCACCTCCGCCTTCCTCTCCCGCTTCTCCGCCTCCAAATCCTCCGTCGATTCCCAGCTCTCCCTCTCCCGCCGCCTCCCCGCCGACGACCTCAAGCCCCACCTCGACCAAATCTCCGCCTCCATCTCCGACCTCGAGAAGCTCGTCGCCGAAAACTCCTACTTCCTCCCCTCCTACGAACTCCGATCGTCGCTCAAAACGATCTCCGATCTGCGACAAACCCTAGAAAATCTCAGCGCCGAGCTTCTGCCGAAGAAGAAATTCTCTTTCCGAAACAAATCAAAGAGCGAGCCGAAACCGAAGGAGAAGGAGCCGGAGAAGGAGCCGGAGAAGCCGGAGTTCAAAGTTCCGGCGTCGCCGGGGATTTGGAGCAAGAAAGGGGAGACATTAGTGAGGAAGTTTTCGGGGTCAGAAATCGGAGAGTTTACGATTTCGGACCTGGATTCATGCGAGGTGAGGCTGATGGGGTCTGTGAGGGCCCTATTTGTGCATAGGTTGAGGAATTGTAGGGTTTATACTGGGCCGGTGACCGGTTCGGTACTGATTGAAGGAGTTGAGGAGTGTGTTTTTGTTATGGCTTCGCATCAGATTCGTATTCATAATGCGAAGAAGTGTGATTTTTATCTGAGAGTGAGGAGCAGGCCTATAATTGAGGACAGCTGTGGGGTGAGGTTTGCGCCATACTGTTTGAGGTATGATGGGATTGAGGAGGAGCTTAGGGAGACTAGTCTTGATGAGGAGACGGAGAATTGGGGTAATGTGGATGACTTTTTGTGGTTGAGGGCAGTTCAGTCGCCGAATTGGTCTGTCTTGCCGGAGAATGAGAGAGTTGGTTTGGTACATTTTTCAAGCTTGGAGGAAAGTTGA